In a genomic window of Dyadobacter fermentans DSM 18053:
- a CDS encoding peptide MFS transporter: protein MSSQISQKHPKGLYVLFFAEMWERFSYYGMRAILLLFLLDNIKGGMGMSAAEGTAIYGLYTASVYLLTLPGGWLADNILGQKKAIWYGGIIIMLGHIILAIPAGSAIFFLGLSIVAVGTGLLKPNISSIVGELYPEGGARRDAAFSIFYMGINLGSFLGILIVGYLGEKVNWHMGFGAAAVGMLLGLIVFRYGSATHLKGLGDVPPAEEAGEQAAASPSGGNKMLGYGLIALLVVFLVVLQSSGTIDMTTAQGLAQGAGIIIVSISAAYFLFILVAGGLTRVEKYRVGVLIILFLAIALFWAGYEQAGTSLQIFAERHTQRNIGGWEVPSSWFQNFQPTFVLIFAPVLASLWISLSSRNRNPSIPVKFAMGLILLGLSFFVMVAASNIAVQGDLASPFFLTFTYFLHTIGELCVSPVGLSSYTKLAPKRYLSQLMGIWFVGASLGNLIAGIFAGGFDESNILQMPALFNQVAIVTTVFGLILLAFWKPIKSWMGGIH from the coding sequence ATGTCTTCACAGATTTCCCAAAAACACCCCAAAGGACTGTATGTCTTGTTCTTTGCCGAAATGTGGGAACGTTTCAGCTATTACGGAATGCGGGCCATTCTTCTGCTTTTCCTACTCGATAATATCAAGGGTGGAATGGGAATGAGTGCAGCCGAAGGCACGGCTATCTACGGACTTTATACGGCGTCCGTTTACTTGCTCACATTGCCCGGCGGCTGGTTGGCGGATAACATTCTGGGCCAGAAAAAGGCGATCTGGTACGGGGGGATCATCATCATGCTCGGCCACATTATACTGGCCATACCGGCCGGCTCGGCCATCTTTTTTCTGGGATTGAGCATTGTCGCCGTCGGCACGGGACTTTTGAAACCCAACATCAGCTCCATTGTGGGTGAACTCTACCCGGAAGGCGGCGCACGGCGCGACGCGGCATTCTCTATCTTTTATATGGGAATCAACCTGGGCTCATTCCTCGGCATCCTCATTGTAGGCTACCTTGGCGAGAAAGTCAATTGGCATATGGGTTTTGGTGCGGCTGCGGTGGGCATGTTACTCGGCCTGATCGTGTTCCGTTATGGAAGCGCCACCCACCTGAAAGGGCTCGGTGATGTACCGCCCGCGGAAGAGGCTGGCGAACAAGCCGCCGCATCGCCGTCGGGAGGCAACAAAATGCTGGGTTACGGCCTGATCGCCCTGCTCGTGGTGTTCCTGGTAGTGCTGCAATCGTCGGGAACCATTGACATGACGACCGCGCAAGGCCTTGCACAGGGAGCCGGCATTATCATCGTGTCCATTTCCGCCGCTTACTTCCTGTTCATTCTCGTGGCGGGAGGGCTTACACGCGTGGAAAAATACCGCGTGGGCGTACTGATCATTCTCTTCCTGGCTATCGCATTGTTCTGGGCGGGTTATGAACAGGCAGGCACCTCACTACAGATCTTCGCCGAACGCCACACCCAACGGAACATCGGCGGTTGGGAAGTGCCATCGAGCTGGTTTCAGAATTTCCAGCCTACATTTGTATTGATTTTTGCACCCGTACTCGCGAGTCTCTGGATTTCGCTTTCATCCCGGAACCGTAACCCGTCCATCCCCGTCAAGTTCGCGATGGGCCTGATATTGCTCGGATTGAGCTTTTTCGTGATGGTAGCGGCCTCCAACATTGCCGTACAAGGGGACCTGGCATCGCCGTTTTTCCTCACATTTACCTATTTCCTGCACACAATCGGAGAGCTTTGCGTAAGCCCTGTAGGGTTGAGTTCTTATACCAAACTGGCGCCAAAGCGCTACCTCAGCCAGCTGATGGGCATCTGGTTCGTGGGCGCATCGCTCGGCAACCTCATCGCCGGAATATTCGCGGGAGGGTTCGACGAGTCCAATATCCTGCAAATGCCGGCATTGTTCAATCAGGTCGCCATTGTGACCACCGTCTTCGGCCTCATATTGCTCGCCTTCTGGAAGCCGATCAAGAGCTGGATGGGAGGAATCCACTAA
- a CDS encoding TPM domain-containing protein, producing MKQFIIYLLLVIAALAGVQAQDIPPKPDPPRLMNDLANQLSPNERQMLEQKLVAYNDSTSSQIVIVTVPTLGDYPIADYAFKLGTAWGVGQKGKNNGIVLLWAPKERKVFIATGYGLEGAVPDAIAKRIVSQVITPQFKAGRFYQGLSDGVDMIFKYASGEYKADPKENSGEGDGFPPMLIVLIVFIIILIIMFRNRGGGGGGNRGYRNTGIPPIFFPYTTHSGRGSSSGNWGGFGGGDGGGFGGFGGGSFGGGGAGGDY from the coding sequence ATGAAGCAATTCATCATTTACCTACTGCTTGTGATCGCGGCGTTGGCCGGCGTGCAGGCGCAGGATATTCCGCCCAAACCCGATCCGCCGAGGCTCATGAACGACCTCGCCAATCAGCTCAGTCCGAACGAACGGCAGATGCTGGAACAGAAACTCGTGGCCTACAACGACTCCACATCCTCCCAGATCGTGATCGTGACCGTGCCCACATTGGGCGATTACCCCATTGCCGACTATGCATTCAAACTCGGTACCGCATGGGGTGTGGGGCAGAAAGGCAAAAACAACGGGATCGTGTTGTTATGGGCGCCAAAGGAACGAAAAGTATTTATCGCCACAGGTTACGGCCTCGAAGGCGCCGTGCCCGACGCCATTGCCAAACGCATCGTTTCGCAGGTGATTACGCCGCAGTTCAAAGCCGGGCGGTTCTACCAGGGCCTGAGTGATGGCGTCGATATGATATTCAAATACGCATCGGGTGAATACAAGGCCGATCCGAAGGAGAATAGCGGAGAAGGCGACGGCTTCCCTCCCATGCTGATTGTCCTGATCGTATTCATTATTATCCTCATCATCATGTTCCGCAACAGGGGCGGCGGAGGAGGAGGTAACCGCGGCTATCGCAATACAGGCATTCCGCCAATATTCTTCCCCTACACCACACATTCCGGCCGCGGGAGCTCATCGGGCAACTGGGGCGGCTTCGGAGGTGGCGACGGCGGAGGCTTCGGAGGCTTTGGCGGTGGTAGTTTCGGAGGAGGAGGCGCAGGCGGCGACTATTAA
- a CDS encoding TPM domain-containing protein — protein sequence MATEPLFFTEEEQQYIIAAIQEAEKQTSGEVKVHIEKKCPTPDAVERAKEVFLFLHLHETAERNGVLFYLAYEDRKFAVLGDKGINEKVSADFWDSTKELLRNHFKAGEFKEGLRHGILEAGLQLKKHFPYQSGDINELPDDISFGH from the coding sequence ATGGCAACCGAACCCCTATTTTTCACGGAAGAAGAGCAGCAATACATTATTGCTGCCATTCAGGAAGCGGAAAAGCAGACTTCCGGGGAAGTAAAAGTGCATATCGAAAAGAAATGCCCTACACCCGATGCCGTGGAACGGGCCAAGGAAGTGTTCCTGTTCCTGCATTTGCACGAAACAGCCGAGCGCAACGGGGTGCTGTTTTACCTTGCTTACGAAGACCGTAAGTTTGCCGTGCTCGGCGACAAGGGGATTAACGAAAAAGTATCCGCCGATTTTTGGGACAGTACCAAAGAGCTGCTCCGCAACCATTTCAAAGCCGGGGAGTTCAAGGAAGGGCTTCGCCACGGAATCCTGGAAGCGGGCCTGCAACTGAAAAAACACTTTCCCTACCAATCCGGCGACATCAATGAACTTCCGGACGATATCTCGTTCGGCCATTAA
- a CDS encoding LemA family protein — MSKGLIAVIVVVLILGFVGCGKYNGLVQKDEVVKESWAQVESQYQRRADLIPNLVNTVKGAADFEKSTLTAVIEARSKATQTTIAADQLTPENIAKFQAAQDQLSGSLSRLLVSVEQYPQLKANQNFLELQAQLEGTENRIGVARSNFNTVVKDYNQEVRTFPNNLFAGVFGFAQKGYFTAAAGSDKAPTVQF; from the coding sequence ATGTCAAAAGGACTCATTGCAGTTATCGTCGTTGTTCTGATTCTCGGATTCGTTGGCTGCGGTAAATATAATGGCCTCGTACAAAAAGATGAGGTTGTAAAAGAATCATGGGCACAGGTGGAAAGCCAGTACCAGCGCCGCGCCGACCTGATCCCCAACCTGGTAAATACAGTAAAAGGGGCAGCCGATTTTGAAAAAAGCACCCTGACGGCCGTTATCGAGGCGCGCAGCAAAGCGACCCAGACAACCATTGCCGCCGACCAGCTTACTCCGGAAAACATCGCCAAGTTCCAGGCGGCGCAGGACCAACTGAGCGGATCACTGTCGCGGCTGCTCGTATCAGTTGAGCAATATCCTCAACTGAAAGCCAACCAGAACTTCCTCGAATTGCAGGCCCAGCTCGAAGGTACTGAAAACCGGATCGGTGTAGCGCGCAGCAACTTCAACACTGTGGTAAAAGACTACAACCAGGAAGTGCGCACGTTCCCGAACAACCTCTTCGCCGGGGTATTCGGTTTCGCTCAGAAAGGCTACTTCACAGCCGCCGCGGGGTCCGACAAAGCGCCGACTGTACAATTCTAA
- a CDS encoding deoxyribodipyrimidine photo-lyase has protein sequence MARRIIYWFRNDLRLKDNQALSAAVGSADEIIPVYVFDPRQFEKTKLGFRRTGALRARFLIESVAELRENIRQKGGDLIIRTGAPEAIVAQLAEDYNADYVYTSKEIAPQETRIESSLSKNLKTANVDIKLFWMDTMINATDLPFPVSKLPSGFAEFERLLSNDLKIKDQFPTPASITLPADVEAGAIPGLPELGIDPNEIPAGTTGPLAGGEARALAVLKEYVEEYVKKDIAYPSAEPLTDTRLSDWLSLGCVSASYIYRSVKTAQSHAVVEDPIITNLLRREFLHWTLLRFGPRMFKPSGVKHHFNRRWKNDNAAFEKWINGQTGDQSINDIIRRLTATGFITAAERESAARYLVDDLDINWTWGAMYFESLLMDYEASVNWGRWNHIAGVGED, from the coding sequence ATGGCCCGACGCATTATCTATTGGTTCAGGAATGATTTGAGGTTAAAAGATAACCAGGCGCTTTCTGCCGCCGTTGGCTCCGCCGACGAGATCATACCGGTGTATGTTTTTGATCCCCGTCAATTTGAAAAAACAAAACTAGGCTTCCGCCGCACGGGCGCATTACGCGCACGCTTCCTCATCGAATCCGTGGCGGAACTCCGCGAAAATATCCGGCAAAAGGGCGGCGATCTGATCATCCGCACAGGCGCGCCCGAAGCCATCGTAGCCCAGCTCGCCGAAGATTACAATGCCGACTACGTGTACACAAGCAAGGAAATCGCGCCGCAGGAAACGCGCATCGAATCGTCATTGAGCAAAAACCTCAAAACAGCCAATGTGGACATTAAGCTGTTCTGGATGGACACGATGATCAATGCAACCGACCTGCCGTTTCCGGTATCGAAGCTCCCCTCGGGCTTTGCGGAATTCGAGCGGCTGCTGAGCAACGATCTTAAAATCAAAGACCAGTTTCCCACGCCGGCAAGCATTACTTTACCCGCCGACGTAGAAGCAGGAGCCATTCCTGGCCTTCCCGAGCTGGGTATCGACCCGAACGAGATCCCGGCGGGAACAACAGGCCCTTTGGCCGGAGGTGAAGCGCGTGCATTGGCTGTTCTCAAAGAATATGTGGAGGAATATGTTAAAAAAGACATCGCCTACCCTTCCGCCGAGCCGCTTACCGACACGCGCCTGTCCGACTGGCTTTCTCTGGGATGCGTTTCGGCATCGTACATCTATCGCAGCGTAAAAACCGCGCAATCGCACGCCGTAGTGGAAGATCCGATCATTACCAACCTGCTAAGAAGGGAATTCCTGCATTGGACATTGCTCCGTTTCGGCCCGCGGATGTTCAAACCCAGCGGTGTAAAACATCATTTCAACCGCCGTTGGAAAAATGATAATGCAGCGTTTGAAAAATGGATCAATGGGCAAACCGGCGACCAGTCAATAAATGACATCATCCGCAGGCTAACCGCAACCGGCTTCATTACCGCCGCTGAACGCGAGTCGGCCGCGCGGTACCTGGTGGACGACCTGGATATCAACTGGACCTGGGGTGCTATGTATTTCGAAAGCCTGCTGATGGACTACGAAGCATCTGTGAACTGGGGCCGCTGGAACCATATCGCAGGAGTGGGTGAAGACTAA
- a CDS encoding OmpA family protein has product MSGCNSAMQAYKDGQKKFANGEYDLAIKGFQKAAEANIEPVQTSYLIAESYRLSNRFKEAIPYYKKALDGGITNPDARFQYAYALKTTGEYADASAQFSEFAKTQNAPQNLQERALREVEIIRIADRLKANKMDVELKDLPLNTAGSEFAPTVVGNELVFSASKKDKIYTNNGQQMLGLYKINIASDPGNTQGNPVLFSQEVFEPEAHDASPAFSPDGKTLVFARSNTGKKKDKSPDVDLYMSRNINGQWSAPAPLPINDSLAWDGSPAFSRDGKTLYFASNRAGGVGGIDIYRTNMDASGRFSRPVNMGRDINTPGDDMFPYVAEGGKLYFASDGHPGLGKLDLFSATRTQGVITIENLGLPFNSPQDDFGLVFYQNLKKGFFASNRDGGKGDDDIYYFAAPEDEDTTTVAKHTDPNDPLNPNNPNYINGKPKVVRYFLAGTVVENGETPSPIDSAVVRILPDTSDTQIAEYPTAKDGKFGKQSVEEGKSYQLLVQRKGYISKREPFSMAGRNIPPIFLTKELTDTTFNVTIKLDKLELNKTFVLENIYYDLDKYNIRPDAAIELDKLVQILKDNPTMTIELSSHTDARATDAYNMTLSQNRAESAVAYLNSKGIEADRMEAKGYGERELIIPNAKTEEEHQRNRRTEFTILSY; this is encoded by the coding sequence TTGTCTGGCTGCAACTCGGCGATGCAGGCTTACAAGGATGGCCAGAAGAAATTTGCAAACGGCGAATATGATCTCGCGATCAAGGGTTTCCAGAAAGCTGCCGAAGCCAACATCGAGCCCGTGCAGACGAGCTATCTCATCGCGGAATCGTACAGGCTATCCAACCGCTTCAAAGAAGCTATCCCCTACTACAAAAAAGCACTTGACGGCGGCATTACCAATCCCGATGCCCGCTTCCAGTATGCTTACGCATTAAAAACAACCGGTGAATACGCCGACGCCTCCGCGCAGTTCTCTGAATTTGCCAAAACCCAGAATGCCCCGCAAAACTTGCAGGAAAGGGCATTGCGCGAAGTCGAGATCATCCGCATTGCCGACCGTTTGAAAGCCAATAAAATGGACGTAGAACTGAAAGACTTGCCATTGAACACCGCCGGCTCCGAGTTCGCTCCGACCGTGGTAGGCAATGAGCTGGTGTTTTCAGCTTCCAAAAAAGACAAGATTTATACCAACAACGGCCAGCAAATGCTGGGGCTATATAAAATCAATATCGCTTCCGATCCCGGCAATACGCAGGGTAACCCTGTTCTGTTCAGCCAGGAAGTATTTGAACCGGAAGCCCACGACGCTTCGCCCGCATTTTCGCCGGATGGCAAAACACTCGTGTTCGCCAGAAGTAATACCGGCAAAAAGAAGGACAAATCGCCCGATGTGGACCTTTACATGAGCCGTAACATCAATGGCCAGTGGTCGGCTCCCGCCCCGCTGCCGATCAACGACTCCCTCGCCTGGGACGGCTCGCCCGCATTCTCGCGTGACGGCAAAACACTCTATTTCGCATCCAACCGCGCAGGCGGTGTGGGCGGCATCGACATTTACCGCACCAACATGGATGCCTCGGGCCGGTTTAGCCGCCCGGTAAATATGGGCCGCGATATCAACACGCCTGGCGACGACATGTTCCCTTACGTGGCAGAAGGCGGAAAACTGTACTTTGCATCGGATGGCCACCCCGGCCTTGGAAAGCTCGACCTTTTCTCTGCCACCAGAACACAGGGTGTAATCACGATCGAAAACCTGGGACTGCCGTTCAATAGTCCGCAGGATGATTTCGGATTGGTATTTTACCAAAACCTGAAAAAAGGCTTCTTCGCATCGAACCGCGATGGCGGCAAAGGTGACGATGACATTTACTACTTCGCCGCACCGGAGGACGAGGATACCACGACCGTCGCGAAACACACCGACCCGAACGACCCGCTCAATCCGAACAACCCGAATTATATCAACGGCAAGCCGAAAGTGGTGCGCTACTTCCTCGCCGGAACCGTGGTGGAAAATGGCGAAACCCCAAGCCCGATCGATTCGGCGGTGGTGCGCATTCTGCCCGACACCTCGGACACACAAATCGCCGAGTACCCAACGGCCAAAGACGGGAAATTCGGCAAACAGTCGGTGGAAGAAGGCAAATCGTATCAATTGCTGGTACAGCGCAAAGGTTACATCAGCAAGCGCGAGCCATTCTCAATGGCCGGTCGCAACATCCCGCCGATATTCCTGACAAAAGAATTGACCGATACGACATTCAATGTGACGATCAAGCTCGACAAGCTGGAACTGAACAAGACCTTCGTGCTGGAAAATATCTATTACGATCTGGACAAATACAATATCCGCCCCGATGCGGCCATAGAGCTTGACAAACTGGTGCAGATCCTCAAAGACAACCCGACGATGACCATCGAGCTCAGCTCGCACACGGATGCGCGCGCAACGGATGCCTATAACATGACGCTCTCTCAAAACCGCGCCGAATCGGCGGTGGCTTACCTCAACTCCAAAGGCATCGAGGCCGACCGAATGGAAGCCAAGGGTTACGGTGAAAGAGAGCTCATCATTCCAAACGCCAAAACCGAGGAAGAACACCAGCGCAACCGCCGCACTGAATTCACGATCCTGAGTTACTGA
- the rpsL gene encoding 30S ribosomal protein S12 codes for MPTISQLVRKGRETITWKSKSPALDSCPQRRGVCTRVYTTTPKKPNSALRKVARVRLSNNKEVNAYIPGEGHNLQEHSIVLIRGGRVKDLPGVRYHIIRGALDTAGVNGRKQRRSKYGAKRPKPGQAPAAPTKGKKK; via the coding sequence ATGCCTACTATTTCACAATTAGTCCGTAAAGGTAGAGAGACCATTACATGGAAATCCAAGTCTCCGGCTTTGGATTCATGCCCTCAGCGCAGGGGCGTGTGCACCCGGGTGTACACTACTACGCCTAAGAAGCCAAACTCGGCGCTTCGTAAAGTAGCCCGTGTTCGTCTTTCGAACAACAAAGAGGTGAATGCCTACATCCCAGGTGAAGGCCACAACCTGCAAGAGCACTCGATCGTATTGATCCGCGGTGGTCGTGTGAAGGATTTGCCAGGTGTTCGTTACCACATCATCCGTGGTGCATTGGATACCGCAGGTGTTAACGGACGTAAACAACGTCGTTCCAAATACGGTGCTAAGCGCCCGAAACCAGGACAAGCTCCGGCAGCACCAACAAAAGGTAAGAAAAAATAA
- the rpsG gene encoding 30S ribosomal protein S7: MRKSKPKKRYILPDPKFRDVQVTKFVNNLMYEGKKSIAFTIFYDALELVEKKTSENGLETWRKALNNVTPSVEVKSRRVGGATFQVPTEVRPERKQSLGMKWLINYSRKRGEKTMVDRLAGEIIAAAKGEGAAVKKKDDTHRMADANKAFSHFRF, translated from the coding sequence ATGAGAAAGTCGAAACCTAAGAAAAGATATATCCTTCCTGATCCGAAGTTCAGGGACGTACAGGTTACCAAATTCGTTAACAACCTGATGTACGAAGGAAAGAAGAGCATTGCGTTCACTATTTTCTACGATGCATTGGAACTGGTTGAGAAAAAAACCAGCGAAAATGGTCTGGAAACATGGAGAAAAGCATTAAACAACGTGACTCCATCCGTAGAGGTGAAGAGCCGTCGCGTAGGTGGTGCTACTTTCCAGGTTCCTACCGAAGTTCGTCCTGAGCGCAAGCAGTCACTGGGCATGAAATGGTTGATCAACTACTCCCGCAAGCGTGGCGAGAAGACAATGGTTGACCGTCTGGCCGGCGAAATCATCGCTGCTGCGAAAGGTGAAGGTGCTGCTGTGAAGAAGAAAGACGATACGCACCGTATGGCAGATGCCAACAAAGCGTTCTCGCACTTCCGTTTCTAA
- the fusA gene encoding elongation factor G, whose product MARDLRLTRNIGIAAHIDAGKTTTTERILYYAGVSHKIGEVHDGAATMDWMEQEQERGITITSAATTVNWNYRNEKYHINIIDTPGHVDFTVEVNRSLRVLDGLVFLFSAVDGVEPQSETNWRLANNYNVARIGFVNKMDRSGADFLKVCTQVKEMLGSYAVPLQLPIGAEDTFRGVVDLVNFRGIEWNEADKGMTFTEVPIPDDMLEEATEWREKLLEAVAEFDDTLMEKYFEDPNSISEDEILAALRAATISMKIVPMVCGSSFKNKGVQTMLDYVMAILPSPLDRENIVGTDPRTGAEISRKPSESDPFCALAFKIATDPYVGRLCFIRSYSGVLESGSYVLNNRSGNKERISRIFQMHANKQNQIDKLEAGDIGAVVGFKDIKTGDTLSEEKSPIILESMVFPEPVIGYAIEPKKAADSDNFSKAITKLIEEDPTLQVESNEETGQTIIKGMGELHLEIIIDRMRREFKVEVNQGAPQVAYKEILTKNFEHREVYKKQTGGRGKFADIVFEIGPRDDNEEGKEPKQGLQFVNEVVGGAIPREFIAPVQKGFEAAMINGALAGFPLDSMKVRLFHGSFHDVDSDSLSFELAAKLGFKEAARNAGSKLLEPIMHVEVLTPDEYTGPITGDLNRRRGIMRGMDTRNGAQVIKADVPLSELFGYVTDLRTMSSGRATASLTFAYYEIVPNNIAEGVIEKAKGLVKA is encoded by the coding sequence ATGGCACGTGATTTAAGATTAACAAGAAACATAGGTATTGCTGCGCACATTGATGCCGGTAAAACGACTACAACGGAGCGTATCCTTTACTACGCTGGGGTTAGCCACAAAATCGGAGAGGTGCACGATGGTGCTGCTACGATGGACTGGATGGAGCAGGAGCAGGAGCGTGGTATCACTATTACTTCCGCTGCTACGACAGTTAACTGGAACTACCGCAACGAAAAATACCACATCAACATCATCGATACCCCGGGCCACGTGGACTTTACCGTAGAGGTAAACCGTTCACTCCGCGTATTGGATGGTCTTGTGTTCCTTTTCAGTGCAGTAGATGGTGTTGAGCCTCAGTCTGAAACAAACTGGCGCCTTGCTAACAACTATAATGTAGCACGTATCGGTTTCGTGAACAAAATGGACCGTTCGGGTGCTGACTTCCTGAAAGTTTGTACCCAGGTAAAAGAAATGCTGGGCAGCTACGCTGTACCTCTTCAATTGCCTATCGGTGCAGAAGATACTTTCCGTGGTGTGGTTGACCTCGTTAACTTCCGCGGTATCGAGTGGAACGAAGCTGATAAAGGTATGACTTTCACCGAGGTGCCTATTCCTGACGATATGCTGGAAGAAGCTACCGAGTGGAGAGAGAAATTGCTCGAAGCGGTTGCTGAGTTCGACGATACTTTGATGGAGAAATATTTCGAAGATCCTAACTCGATCTCGGAAGACGAAATCCTTGCTGCATTGCGCGCTGCAACTATCAGCATGAAGATCGTTCCAATGGTGTGCGGTTCTTCTTTCAAAAACAAAGGCGTTCAAACCATGCTGGATTACGTGATGGCTATCCTGCCTTCACCACTGGATCGCGAAAACATCGTTGGTACAGACCCACGCACAGGTGCTGAAATCAGCCGTAAGCCTTCTGAATCAGATCCGTTCTGTGCATTGGCATTCAAAATTGCAACTGACCCTTACGTAGGTCGCCTTTGCTTCATCCGTTCTTACTCGGGTGTACTTGAATCAGGTTCATATGTATTGAACAACCGTTCAGGCAACAAAGAGCGTATCTCCCGTATCTTCCAAATGCACGCTAACAAGCAAAATCAGATCGATAAGCTGGAAGCAGGTGATATTGGTGCGGTAGTAGGTTTCAAAGATATCAAGACAGGAGATACCCTTTCAGAAGAGAAATCACCGATTATCCTCGAATCAATGGTGTTCCCAGAGCCGGTAATCGGTTATGCGATCGAGCCTAAGAAAGCGGCTGACAGCGATAACTTCTCGAAAGCGATCACTAAACTGATCGAAGAAGATCCGACTCTTCAAGTTGAATCTAACGAAGAGACCGGTCAGACGATCATTAAAGGTATGGGTGAACTTCACTTGGAGATCATCATCGACCGTATGCGTCGTGAGTTCAAAGTGGAAGTAAACCAGGGTGCTCCTCAGGTTGCTTACAAAGAGATCCTTACCAAGAACTTCGAACACCGCGAGGTTTACAAGAAACAAACGGGTGGTCGTGGTAAATTCGCCGATATCGTATTCGAAATCGGACCACGTGACGATAACGAAGAAGGCAAAGAGCCGAAACAAGGTTTGCAGTTTGTGAACGAAGTTGTGGGTGGTGCTATCCCTCGCGAATTCATCGCTCCTGTACAGAAAGGTTTCGAAGCTGCGATGATCAACGGTGCGCTTGCAGGGTTCCCATTGGATTCGATGAAAGTGCGTTTGTTCCACGGTTCATTCCACGATGTCGATTCAGATTCACTCTCTTTCGAATTGGCTGCCAAGCTTGGTTTCAAAGAAGCTGCGCGTAACGCCGGATCGAAATTGCTTGAACCGATCATGCACGTTGAAGTTCTGACCCCGGACGAGTACACTGGTCCTATCACAGGTGACTTGAACCGTCGTCGCGGTATCATGCGCGGTATGGACACCCGTAACGGTGCGCAGGTTATCAAGGCTGATGTACCTTTGTCTGAATTGTTCGGTTATGTTACTGACCTTCGTACAATGTCATCAGGCCGTGCTACTGCTTCCCTGACATTCGCTTACTACGAAATCGTACCGAATAACATCGCTGAGGGTGTTATCGAGAAAGCGAAAGGTCTCGTTAAAGCTTAA
- the rpsJ gene encoding 30S ribosomal protein S10 — MNQKIRIKLRSFDHNLVDKSAEKIVKAVKATGAVVSGPIPLPTKTEKFTVLRSPHVNKKSREQFQLCTYKRLVDIFSTSAKTVDALMKLELPSGVDVEIKV; from the coding sequence ATGAATCAAAAGATCCGTATCAAACTTCGGTCATTCGACCACAACTTGGTTGACAAGTCAGCTGAGAAAATTGTAAAGGCAGTAAAGGCAACAGGCGCGGTAGTAAGCGGTCCTATTCCTTTGCCTACAAAGACAGAGAAATTCACTGTTCTTCGTTCGCCGCACGTTAACAAGAAATCGAGAGAGCAGTTCCAGCTTTGTACTTACAAGCGTTTGGTGGATATCTTCTCTACAAGTGCAAAAACAGTAGACGCCCTGATGAAGCTCGAATTGCCCAGCGGTGTTGATGTAGAGATCAAAGTTTAG
- the rplC gene encoding 50S ribosomal protein L3: MSGLIGKKIGMTSLYNADGQALACTVIQAGPCVVTQVRSEEKDGYKAIQLGFGEKKEKNTSQPLIGHFKKANTTPKQKLVEFKEFEVEHELGTSLSVQDIFEEGEFVDVVGSAKGRGFQGVVKRHGFGGVGGQTHGQHNRARHPGSIGACSFPSRVFKGIRMGGRMGNNRVKIQNLRILKVIPEQNILVVSGSVPGSKNSFLIIEK; the protein is encoded by the coding sequence ATGTCTGGTTTAATTGGTAAAAAAATCGGAATGACTAGTTTGTACAATGCTGACGGGCAGGCTCTGGCATGTACTGTGATCCAAGCTGGTCCTTGTGTTGTTACACAAGTTAGGTCCGAAGAAAAGGATGGCTACAAGGCTATCCAGTTAGGTTTTGGTGAGAAGAAAGAAAAGAACACCTCCCAGCCTCTGATTGGCCACTTCAAGAAAGCCAACACGACTCCCAAGCAAAAATTGGTTGAGTTCAAGGAATTCGAAGTGGAACATGAACTTGGAACTTCACTGTCCGTTCAGGACATCTTTGAAGAAGGCGAGTTTGTTGACGTAGTAGGATCTGCCAAAGGTCGTGGTTTCCAAGGTGTTGTAAAACGTCACGGATTCGGCGGGGTAGGTGGTCAAACTCACGGTCAGCACAACAGGGCCCGTCACCCAGGTTCGATTGGTGCTTGTTCATTCCCATCACGCGTATTCAAAGGTATCCGTATGGGTGGACGCATGGGTAACAATCGTGTAAAGATTCAGAATTTGCGTATTCTGAAAGTGATACCTGAGCAGAACATTCTCGTTGTGAGTGGCTCAGTACCGGGTTCAAAGAATTCATTTCTAATCATTGAGAAGTAG